GAAATCGTAAAAAATTTGTAGTCTACCTGTACTTATGCTGCCCCTACCAAGGCAGAGAGTACAGGAGCTTGCCAGCCTTTCTCCCACTCATTACTGGTGATCATCCCTCTGATTTGCAATACATTGTGGGCTCCATCATGAGTCCATTGCATTTTCTTGGTTCGTTTAAAGCGGTCATTGATAATCGTATCAATATGAGATTCCGCAACTTGACTGGTGTAGCTTAGACCCTGTTGATCTCGTTCTTTATAATTCACCAGATAGACTTGATTATTCTCTAGATAGTTATATAACTTCTTCAGCTTTGAGCGTTTCTTTTCATTTGTAATGTTGGTCATTAGCAGTTCTAATTTTGGCAACGCCTCATCTGACTTACCATGCCACAATTTCCATTTCACTCCCTCCAATGTCTCTGTGAAAGCGTCATCCACTGCCCCCCTGACATTTTGAAATCGCATGGCAATATGAAACCAATCCAAAATACACAGAAGTTTTTTGCAGTGTGGAGCCAAGCTTAAAATCACTGACCAACACTTTTGTGCACCATCTGCTAAAGCGGTAACCCGTGTATTCTCCGTCATTCCCTGCTTACGAGCGGCATTGAGCGTATAGGTTTTCATTGTCGTTAGATCATCATCCTGGGCTGAGAGTGCACAGCTTTTAACCTTGATCTGACGATGATGGCTATCCACTTCAATAATTTTCTCTGGACGATAGGCCACTGCAGAGAGCGCTTCAAAGCTGCGCTTTTCTGGATCCTTAGTAGGGACATGGCCACCATCAATTTGGAGGATCACCTCTTGAGCACTGGCCGCTTTGGTTGTGGCTATCGGCTGAAGATGGGCTTGAGTTAATGTCGCACCCACTTCATTGGTGATGTGTTTGACCTGATTATGGTTATTAACTGAACGACGATGAACCGTCAGTTTCTCTAGGTTTGTCTGAGCTTTACGGAAGCTATACAACGCCCCTTGCTCACATTGCAATTTGGCTAAGTCTGGGTGGATAGGGGTGCCAAAGACTGATGATGTAGTCGGCGCACTCTGCCAATCACAATCAGGATTTTTACACTTATGCTTTTGGATGCCAATTTTATGGTCAGTAAAAACAGCATGGAACTTGGATTTAGTGAACCCTTTCTTCACAATTTTCTGACCACATCTTGGGCAAAGATAATAACCAGGGTCTATTAGTTTGGATTGCAAAGCTAAGAGGGAATTTTGTACTTTCTCAAGCAGAGAGATTTGTTCTTCATGTCGAAGTCCCAAGTCTAAAATAGATTCTGGTACTTCAATATCATAAACTTTGAGAGTATCTCGTTTTACAACCTCTTGAGAACTGACCGATACTTTCTCGGCAATTATTCGTAACTCGTATTCTACTCTCTCTATCCCAACTAGCCATCTTGCTAATGGGACTATGATCACTGTTTTATATAAGCTACAAATCAATTACGCTTCCCTTGCACATCGGTGTGCTTATCTCAATGGCTTAATTTGCATGCAAAGGTGACATGCTCCCGATTGGGTCGAACAGGCAGTAGATCCGTCGCAATATTTTCAAACAGATAAGCATACAACCGTTGACATGTATTATGTGTGGCTGTTACTAACAAAACCAGCATCTGATTAAAGTGTTGTCGAGCCCCTTGTAAAGAGAGTCGAGAGCGGTCATATTCTGCCCATGGGGCAGCCTATTCCATGAGACTTCTCAGTAAGTTGTAGCCTAGAAAATGAGCCCAAATGTCCTTGCGCACCGAGAGTGTTTAGACTTTTGTGTAAGCAGTAGCGTATTCAATAATTGAATCGTGTGGGAATAGAATAGCAAAATGTGACAATGCAGCCTTCCAATTTGCTATGGGTCTTGTCCATCTTTTCGAGTAAAGGTCAGATCCCCCCACTCATCGACCAATCAAATCGAGCACGCAGTAGCTCAACGACAAATTCATTGCTCTGAAACTGCTACCCATGTTTACAATAGATCCAGAGAAATTCTAATGTTGAGACCTTTGCCCATGCTAGTGAAGTCCACTACTCGTCACATCCATATTTACACTGCCCAAGTGGAAAATAACGAGCTGATTCCCAGTGAAAGTGTCTTAACTCTAGATGTTGACCCCGATAACGAGCTGGTTTGGAGTGAAGATGCCCTCCAGCGAGTGTATGCCAAGTTTGACGAACTCGTTGAAACCTTTTCAGGTGAAGATTTAACAGACTACAACCTCCGTCGTATCGGCTCAGATTTAGAACATTATGTGCGATCCCTCTTGCAAAAAGGCATTGTCGGTTATAACCTCAGCAGCCGTGTGCGTAACTTTAGTATGGGCCTGCCCCAGGTAATCGCATCAGAATCCAAGTAGAGGGTGGCGGTTTATCAAGACCACATTCAACTCACTACCCAAGAACATGGCAATATACAGGATCTAATGGATTAAGTTCATCAGGCGATCCGGATTCAGGTATTCAAGTGGGCATGGTGAATGTATTCAATGTCGACAGTACGGGGGGATCGGTGTCATAGAATTTGAGCCGGATCTCAAACAAGACTTACCAGCCCTTCTGAATCGCCCCCTGATTGATATTGGCCTTTGCCCCCAGGATCATCTTCTAGCCTCATTTCTCATATCTAAGCCGTGAATCCGCCCATTGGATTAAAGTTATGTGCCGACTGACTGGCCGTGAGCGCCGCCTGGGAGAAGAGCTGAAAAGCCTTCCGAATCTCATTATGGGAATTGCCCGGCGTCAAGATCCATTGTTCACGCACCCCCATCTCTCGAAACACCCGTTTAAAGTCCGTCTGTCCATCATCGATGCCCATTGCTGCAATAATATGGTCTTCCGTGCGCAGCATATCCTCGACCATTATCTTGACCTCCCGGACAGAACGCCGAGAATGGGCATCCGCTCCATCCGTAATAATCAGAGATACCGTCCGCACCGGCACCCCATTATCGATAAAAGCTTGGGCCTTCGCTAGAACCGTAGCCAGTAACACCAGAGTTTGGTCATAGAGCGGCGTTCCCAGATTCGGATCATAATTGTGTTGATCCATCCGCATCGCTTGGTCAACAGAACAGTAGGGATAGAGCACCGCCCCATTGAGATAGCGGTTGTGAACAAGAATATGGTCTTTCTGTGGGGACATGGCCAACGTATCCAGCACCGTATTATGTCCAGCCCGGACCACCGCCCCATGGCCGGCAAACCGAATCGAACCCGAATCATCCGGCATGATTGTCACCAGCACCACCTCACTAGCCATCACATCATCGACTGGCGTTCCCAGGCCAGCCTGGATCTGTGCCCCAATATCGACAATATTGAGGGCCTGCATCGATGCCTGTGAGAGTACCCCATCCGCTTGGGCTGATTGGAATAGTGCATTTAGATTCGGAACTTGAGACATAACATTCTCCTTAAAAAGTGAGGTGTATAGAGAGGAAGTGATTGACGCATTATTGAGAAAAGCCAGCAGACCCAGCAGACGCTGATCGAGCCATAGTTTAATCCGTCTAAGGATTGATGCCAGGCCAACCTGCGATCTCATCCGTAGAACGCACCAAATGCATGCCCGCTTGTTGAAACCGTAGAAATGCCTCATTGGCCTGCTCCGTAAAATCGACCACCCCTGGCACCACCACCGGCGAAGAACAATCTTCCAGCAGGTAAATTTTCTTCGCCAAGTCCGGGTCATGGGCTTGAATTTCCGTGAGTAAGTCATCGATAGTCCAGGCGACACAGTGACTCTTGGCCTGCCCAGCAATAATCACCACATCAAAATCCAACAGCTTTTGGATAAACCGGATATTCTTTTGGGCAATCGGCCGTCCCTTCGGATCATCGAGAACCTCCGGTCGGAGCACCGAGTAATTTTCTGTCAGAGGATTGCCCCCCTTGATTTCAAAATTGGTCTGACTATGGCGAGCCAGATTATGGAAAAAGCAGGCCTCCTCCACCGCCGCCACCAGGGCATGGCCAATGCCTCCCAACATCGAGTGATAGGGCCAAATAGTCAGGGGATATTTCCCCTTCTGGGAAAGGCGTTGGACATAGTGGCGGGCAAAATTCTGCAGAGCCATATAATTGCCCAGACTATAGGCCATTGCCGGATTCACCTTCCAGGCCCCCTGTTCCACCTCTGCCAAAGAAATCATCGTCAGGGGCGTGGGAGACTCGCCGCGATCATTCAGCCAAAAATCAGCATGGAAGATCTGCATCGCCGTATGAGTATCCATCGTCGGTGCAATTTCCGTAATCGTCCCCAAATTGCGGTAGATAAACTCACAAAGTCGGCGATTATCCTCCACTGCCCCCATCCCAGACGGTCCCCCCACAAACAGCTCAAAGTCGGGAATACAAAACGTATTTTGGACATCAATTGCCATCAGACAAATCCGCATTTTATCCTTCGCTGCTGGCTGCACCCCCTGTTGGCTTGCCCAGTCCCGGGCCTGTTGGACTCTGTCCTGGTAAGGGACCCGCCACACCTTCCCCACCCGTTGAGGGTCAAAGAAATTAGGAATGGGTAATTGCGTCAACATCATTTTAAAATCTCCTACAACTGCAATAACTGAATGGTTTGGGACCCTACCGTATAGAGTCCCTGGGGAGCCGCCAATACCTGATAGCCCGTCTGCACAAACGGCTCCGTTTCCGGGAATTGTCGCTGCAGGATCAATCGCCCTTGATCTACCTGCACCCGAGCAATGCCCTCATCCGTCGCCACCAGCAGGGCATCTTCCACCGCCCAATGGGGACAAATGGGCGATCTCCCTGCCGTCCATTCCCCCACATCGGCCTGAGCCACCACCTGACCCGTCGGTGCGATTACCCAACATTGCTGTTGAAGTACCCCTTGGTCCTGGATCGTCACGAAGAGCCATCCCAAAGATTGACTAAACGTGCAGTTGGCCGCCACTATCGTCCCCGCTCCCATGGACAACGACAGCCGATCATTTATCCCTGAGCGCTGGACATCGAAGACGAAAGCCCCGTTCAGCCGTCCGGCTCGATAAAAACCCAGTCCAAACCGAGGTCCCACCCAAAACTGGGTTTGTCCGGCCAATACCTCCCCCACCACTGAGTGGTCCCGCATTAACTGTCCTTGGCTCAACCAATAACAATGCCGATCATTCACCGCAACCTGGGGCCGACCTTGATAGCAATCCACCGAGATCCGCTCCGTATCTGCCGATAATCTCACCACCTGACCCTGCTGTGCGATCCAAGTAGTTTGACCCTGTAGATACCAGTCGGACTCAGGACTGAGATCGCCCGTGAGCATCACCGCTCCGTCTTCCCGCTTAAACTGCCCCTCCTCCCAGACCAACCACTGCAGATGCCCTGCTGTCAACGTAGCCGCCAAGATCACCCCATCCGTTTGTAAGACCGTCGTGACCTTAACCTGTCCCTGCTGAACGGGTGGAGCAACCCCTATAGATTGCACACAGCTGGGACAAGCAGATCGAGCATGTTCAACCCCACAGGACGGACAGGTTTGCCAGCGCAAATTTTCCAATAGCGATCGCGGAAATGCTCCCCGCCAATCCTGTTCAAACACCCGCTGAAAATGATCTAACAATGCTTCCGGTAAGCGATCGCACGGTAAAGCCGGCTTCGGATAGCGTACCTGGGGATGAAACACCGTTATCCGATGTAAGGGGCGAGCTGCCGCAGGCAATCTCTGAGCTGGATCAGACGGTCTATAAACACCACCATAAGGATTAACAAACAGCAGTGCCTGCATCAGCATTACCGTAAAGGCGTACCAATCTGACTCCCAGGAATAGGGTCGACATAAAATAGGCTGTGTTCCCTGCGGATCACACAGTAGTGGATCGACAAAGCGGGCTGTAAACACCGAACAGGGAAATGAACCAAACTGGAATGAATCGGCATCAATCAGAAATGCCTGGGTGCCCTGCACTAAAATATTTAGGTCATTAAAATCTCCAATCACCACATCTGCACAATGCAGCTTGGCCACCGTCTCGTGCAGATCCAGAAATAGATTGACCACCACCTGTGTGTCTATCGTCTGCCGAACCTGGCGATGGTCTCCGACCCGCCTGCGATGGTCCCCGACCCTCCTTCGGAGATCGCAATACCGTAACAGCACCTCCGCATTCGCCACCAGCGGCATCGTATAGCCTAAAATTCGCCGTCCGCCTTGATTCATCACCAACCCCTGTGGGGCAATCACCCGCTCAGGTAACGACTGGGGAAACTGCCGCAGCTTTTGCTGATGCAGCGCCAACCGCTCCCGTGCGCCCTGCTGAGCCTCAGCCATGCCCACAAAATCAGGATGACTGGGAGACTTAAATAGCTTCACCGCCGTGGTTCGATTGAGGCGATACACATCCGCTTCTCCCCCCTTCCCAATCGCTTGCTTAGGGCGTAGGCGAACTCGTTTTTGATTGATATAAACGTCCATAGAAATTTAGAAGTAGCATGAGCTTCGTATCGCAATACCAATTGACGATACGATCTTATAAAATACAGTATTGCCCTAAAACCTCTTCACAGAAAAGAGATTGAGCTTTTTGCTAGCGCACCTAAAATAAATCCGTATTGCAATACCGTATTGCTTTAAACTTGTTTGATCTCAAAAGTCTGTATAAACGTCGTGGCCACCTGCTGTAAGTCTGCATCGAGCCGTTTCCAAGTCTCCTGGGCAATCCTTTCTGGTACCCCACCATAAAACCCTTGAGCAATACCACCGGCAATACAGGCTTGGGTATCACTATCACCTCCAAGCGATACGGCATTGCGAATCGCATCTTCAAAATCTGTAGATTCTAGAAATGCCGTGATCGCCTGGGGTACCGACCCCTGACAGGAGCTATCAAACTGATACTGGGGTCGAATCTCTTCCAGGCTCAAACTCAAGTCATAGCCAAAGGTTGCTTCGATATAGGCTTTAATCTCCGCCTTAGACTGCCCCTGTCGCCCTAGGTAAATGGCTGCCGCAGTTGCCTGTGCTCCCTTAATCCCTTCTGGGTGATCATGGGTGACGGCTGCACTTCGCTTCGCTTCTCGCAATACCGTTTCTAAATCATCAAAGGCAAATCCAACAGCACTGACCCGCATGGCTGAACCATTCCCCCAACTGTGATACGGTTCCAAGCTGTCTGATGCCCCCCATTCTCGAAAGGTTCTGCCATAGCCAGCTTTGGGATAGCGCCGATAATAGTCCTTGATGCTATGGACATACTCCTTCTGATGGAGAATGGCATCCGCAACTGCGATGGCCGAAGGCCGGTCGGGGACCATCGTAAGTACCGTATCGTCTGTAAATTTCGATTTCTTACTAAATAATTCAAACTCTTTCCGTTTCATTCGTCGCCAATGGGGCTCAAAAACTGACCCAATCATGTCACCTGCGATCGCACCTAGCATCACTGCCTCCTTCTTCCGTCTCTTTCCGTCTAATACTGATTAACGTAGTGTCGTCCGGTAATAAACCTGGAATCTTCCGCACCTGCTGAGCATCCCAGTCCGGCTGTATCACCTCTCTATTGATTTGAGCGAGCCGTCGTCGCACCTGATCAGGATTCTGGAAATAGCGATCGCAACACCAGAACTGATTCAGTGGTCCCACAGGTTCCAACTTTCCAGGGAGATACTCTTCCGCTACATTCATTAAGTCCCCTACCCCATCGCTTCCAATCAGCACAGACTGCACCTGCTCAGTAGGTTGTTGAGCATAAATCTGGAGTTGAAATGGATCGGGGCCTTTCTCGGCTTCCCATAGCAAGCTGTATGCCAAATAGGGCGGAGCATTATTGGCAAATGGACCAATCTGATGAAGCTGCTCATTGATGGCAAATACCCCATCCCCTAGACCAAAAATCCAGGTTGTTTCTGGGGTTACTAAACACCCAGTCAGGGTGAATAAGAAGTAATCCAACAGCCCTTGTTCATCCGCTCCTAACGGCTCCTTTAAAGTCTGCATCTTCTCTAATAGGCGCTTTCTCAATGTCTGCCAAAACAGCTCGTCTTCTGGTCGTTCCTCTGCCACTAATTGAGCAAGAGTGTGCACCGTTAACTGAGCCCCTAGCTGCGCTCCGACTTCACTTTTAGGTCGACTCCCGCACCCATCACATACCACCGCAATGGTTGCTTGACCTGGTGTAAGAATGGCCCAAGCATCCTGATTATTCTGACTGACTCGTCGATGGTTCTGGCCCA
The Acaryochloris marina S15 genome window above contains:
- a CDS encoding ISKra4 family transposase gives rise to the protein MERVEYELRIIAEKVSVSSQEVVKRDTLKVYDIEVPESILDLGLRHEEQISLLEKVQNSLLALQSKLIDPGYYLCPRCGQKIVKKGFTKSKFHAVFTDHKIGIQKHKCKNPDCDWQSAPTTSSVFGTPIHPDLAKLQCEQGALYSFRKAQTNLEKLTVHRRSVNNHNQVKHITNEVGATLTQAHLQPIATTKAASAQEVILQIDGGHVPTKDPEKRSFEALSAVAYRPEKIIEVDSHHRQIKVKSCALSAQDDDLTTMKTYTLNAARKQGMTENTRVTALADGAQKCWSVILSLAPHCKKLLCILDWFHIAMRFQNVRGAVDDAFTETLEGVKWKLWHGKSDEALPKLELLMTNITNEKKRSKLKKLYNYLENNQVYLVNYKERDQQGLSYTSQVAESHIDTIINDRFKRTKKMQWTHDGAHNVLQIRGMITSNEWEKGWQAPVLSALVGAA
- a CDS encoding isochorismatase → MLTQLPIPNFFDPQRVGKVWRVPYQDRVQQARDWASQQGVQPAAKDKMRICLMAIDVQNTFCIPDFELFVGGPSGMGAVEDNRRLCEFIYRNLGTITEIAPTMDTHTAMQIFHADFWLNDRGESPTPLTMISLAEVEQGAWKVNPAMAYSLGNYMALQNFARHYVQRLSQKGKYPLTIWPYHSMLGGIGHALVAAVEEACFFHNLARHSQTNFEIKGGNPLTENYSVLRPEVLDDPKGRPIAQKNIRFIQKLLDFDVVIIAGQAKSHCVAWTIDDLLTEIQAHDPDLAKKIYLLEDCSSPVVVPGVVDFTEQANEAFLRFQQAGMHLVRSTDEIAGWPGINP
- a CDS encoding NAD(P)H-quinone oxidoreductase subunit M, which codes for MLVKSTTRHIHIYTAQVENNELIPSESVLTLDVDPDNELVWSEDALQRVYAKFDELVETFSGEDLTDYNLRRIGSDLEHYVRSLLQKGIVGYNLSSRVRNFSMGLPQVIASESK
- a CDS encoding ADP-ribosylglycohydrolase family protein — translated: MLGAIAGDMIGSVFEPHWRRMKRKEFELFSKKSKFTDDTVLTMVPDRPSAIAVADAILHQKEYVHSIKDYYRRYPKAGYGRTFREWGASDSLEPYHSWGNGSAMRVSAVGFAFDDLETVLREAKRSAAVTHDHPEGIKGAQATAAAIYLGRQGQSKAEIKAYIEATFGYDLSLSLEEIRPQYQFDSSCQGSVPQAITAFLESTDFEDAIRNAVSLGGDSDTQACIAGGIAQGFYGGVPERIAQETWKRLDADLQQVATTFIQTFEIKQV
- a CDS encoding protein phosphatase 2C domain-containing protein, with protein sequence MQQHFEVAAGSILGQNHRRVSQNNQDAWAILTPGQATIAVVCDGCGSRPKSEVGAQLGAQLTVHTLAQLVAEERPEDELFWQTLRKRLLEKMQTLKEPLGADEQGLLDYFLFTLTGCLVTPETTWIFGLGDGVFAINEQLHQIGPFANNAPPYLAYSLLWEAEKGPDPFQLQIYAQQPTEQVQSVLIGSDGVGDLMNVAEEYLPGKLEPVGPLNQFWCCDRYFQNPDQVRRRLAQINREVIQPDWDAQQVRKIPGLLPDDTTLISIRRKETEEGGSDARCDRR